A window of Luteolibacter flavescens contains these coding sequences:
- a CDS encoding HAD family hydrolase has protein sequence MIRALLLDAAGTLIEPAESVADVYTRIATAHGIAAQADRVRQAFGPAFAAMPDPDYPAHSDGDAAERIWWRSLVTIVLRRSLPDTATGDLAEDTLESCFHALFHHYAQPDAWLVFPEVREVLHAAREAGLRLTVVSNFDLRLHAILAGHDLHFDAVITSADARARKPRPEIFHLALRLLDLPPEAVHHAGDSPHADLKGAAALGIPATLIHRPGNDLRALLPITSSLT, from the coding sequence ATGATCCGCGCCCTGCTCCTCGATGCCGCCGGCACCCTCATCGAGCCCGCCGAATCCGTCGCCGATGTTTACACCCGCATCGCCACCGCCCACGGCATCGCCGCGCAGGCGGATCGCGTCCGGCAAGCATTCGGCCCCGCCTTCGCCGCCATGCCGGATCCCGACTACCCCGCCCATTCCGATGGCGATGCCGCCGAGCGAATCTGGTGGCGCTCGCTTGTCACCATCGTCCTCAGGCGATCCCTACCCGACACTGCCACGGGTGACCTCGCCGAGGATACACTCGAGTCCTGTTTCCACGCCCTTTTTCACCACTACGCCCAGCCCGATGCTTGGCTCGTCTTCCCGGAAGTCCGCGAAGTCCTCCACGCTGCCCGCGAAGCCGGTCTGCGCCTCACCGTGGTGTCGAACTTCGACCTCCGCCTGCACGCCATCCTCGCCGGTCACGATCTTCACTTCGACGCTGTCATCACCTCCGCCGATGCCCGCGCTCGCAAGCCACGACCGGAAATCTTCCACCTCGCCCTGCGCCTCCTCGACCTCCCACCCGAAGCCGTCCACCACGCCGGCGATTCTCCCCACGCCGATCTCAAAGGCGCCGCCGCCCTCGGCATCCCCGCCACTCTCATCCACCGCCCCGGCAACGACCTCCGTGCCCTGCTCCCCATCACTTCCTCCCTGACCTAA
- a CDS encoding glycosyltransferase, which produces MKIAMFTNTYLPHVGGVARSVQTLEEACRARGHEVRVIAPEFSGAEPSPHVLRVPAIQNFNGSDFCVRLPMPSIVRDFLDDFQPDLIHSHHPFLLGDSALREGWKMKVPVVFTHHTLYERYTHYVPLDSDALKRMAVQLATDYCNLCDAVIAPSESIADLLADRGVTTPIHAIPTGIEPANFEKGDGAGFRKRAGISGDSTVIGHVGRLAPEKNLGFLAEALIPALEASPGSIFLLVGDGDSRGKMLDRFKEAGLEDRVHAPGKLTGADLWDAYAAIDCFAFASQTETQGIVLAEAMAAGIPVVALDGPGVREIVRDGTNGSLLAACASAEQFSQALVEILGDPSLREKMADEARLSAREYDRVLCSDKMIECYTRLISDQPPREAPESSPWDRLVAGIEIEWELLAAKVSAVTAAVVETPATQARLD; this is translated from the coding sequence ATGAAAATCGCCATGTTCACGAATACCTACCTCCCGCATGTGGGTGGGGTAGCGCGGTCGGTGCAGACTCTGGAGGAAGCATGCCGGGCGCGAGGTCACGAGGTGAGGGTGATCGCCCCCGAATTCAGCGGAGCAGAGCCTTCACCCCATGTCTTACGTGTGCCGGCGATCCAGAACTTCAATGGCAGTGACTTCTGCGTGCGCCTGCCGATGCCGAGCATCGTCCGGGACTTCCTCGACGATTTCCAGCCGGACCTCATCCATAGCCACCATCCCTTTCTTCTCGGAGACTCCGCCCTGCGTGAGGGATGGAAAATGAAGGTTCCTGTAGTCTTCACCCATCACACTCTCTATGAACGCTACACCCACTACGTGCCGCTTGATTCGGATGCACTGAAACGGATGGCCGTTCAATTGGCCACCGACTACTGCAACCTGTGTGATGCGGTCATCGCCCCGAGCGAAAGCATTGCTGACCTGTTGGCCGACCGGGGGGTGACGACTCCGATCCATGCGATTCCGACAGGCATCGAGCCGGCAAACTTCGAAAAGGGTGATGGGGCTGGCTTTCGTAAGCGGGCAGGGATTTCAGGGGATTCGACAGTAATCGGCCATGTCGGCCGCCTCGCTCCCGAAAAGAACCTGGGATTTCTTGCCGAAGCATTGATTCCCGCCCTTGAGGCTAGTCCCGGTAGCATCTTTCTCCTCGTCGGCGATGGCGACTCCCGTGGGAAGATGCTCGACCGCTTCAAGGAAGCAGGGCTCGAAGACCGCGTCCACGCGCCGGGCAAGCTGACAGGGGCGGACCTTTGGGACGCATATGCCGCGATCGATTGCTTTGCTTTCGCATCGCAGACTGAGACGCAGGGAATCGTTCTAGCAGAGGCGATGGCAGCAGGGATTCCTGTGGTGGCCCTCGACGGTCCGGGGGTGCGTGAGATAGTCCGCGACGGGACGAATGGCTCATTGCTGGCTGCCTGTGCGAGCGCCGAGCAGTTCTCTCAAGCCCTAGTCGAGATCCTTGGTGATCCTTCCCTGCGCGAAAAGATGGCGGACGAAGCCCGCCTTTCTGCCCGGGAGTACGACAGGGTCCTTTGCTCGGACAAGATGATCGAATGCTATACACGATTGATTTCCGATCAACCTCCCAGGGAGGCCCCGGAAAGTTCACCGTGGGATCGGCTTGTCGCCGGAATTGAGATCGAGTGGGAACTGCTCGCAGCCAAGGTCTCGGCTGTGACGGCGGCAGTCGTCGAAACTCCAGCCACACAAGCGCGCCTTGATTAG
- a CDS encoding (R)-mandelonitrile lyase, with amino-acid sequence MRIQRAGSQPSGKGPAGWFTGAVRIDPLFQPEGAARAAAASVTFEPGTRTAWHTHPLGQTLIVTAGKGRVQREGGPIEEIFPGDVVWFPPGLRHWHGATPTTGMTHIAIQEQLDGKVVEWLEQVSDEEYGA; translated from the coding sequence ATCCGCATCCAAAGGGCTGGTTCGCAACCCTCGGGCAAGGGACCCGCAGGCTGGTTCACCGGTGCCGTGAGGATAGACCCGCTTTTCCAGCCAGAGGGAGCGGCGCGAGCCGCGGCGGCCAGCGTCACCTTCGAGCCCGGCACCCGCACGGCTTGGCACACCCACCCGCTGGGGCAGACGCTGATCGTGACAGCGGGCAAGGGCCGGGTGCAGCGAGAGGGCGGCCCGATCGAGGAGATCTTCCCCGGCGATGTCGTGTGGTTCCCGCCCGGGCTCAGGCACTGGCACGGTGCCACCCCGACGACCGGGATGACCCACATCGCGATCCAGGAACAACTCGATGGAAAAGTGGTCGAGTGGCTGGAGCAGGTATCCGACGAAGAATACGGAGCGTGA
- a CDS encoding VTT domain-containing protein, giving the protein MKILIFIVVVIVAMVAWIYREQLDREAIVAFAESLPLPVFIAAFLFLPLVGFPITPLLVVAGIRFGFAWGMALATGAIFFHNAAAFQLTHGWFRERLTKKLARSGHAIPSIDPKHQVWFTALFAAIHGPPYAIKLYLLALTEVPFRIYFWIGAPIYAFFCVIPVGAGSAVSTIKPWVIYVLAVTSFILLAGGLLLKGRCLKDNQKPS; this is encoded by the coding sequence ATGAAGATACTCATCTTCATCGTCGTGGTCATCGTCGCGATGGTGGCGTGGATCTACCGCGAGCAGCTGGACCGGGAAGCCATTGTGGCATTCGCGGAGAGTCTTCCGCTGCCCGTTTTTATTGCCGCATTTCTGTTCCTGCCGCTGGTTGGCTTTCCGATCACACCTCTGCTCGTGGTCGCAGGCATCCGCTTCGGCTTCGCCTGGGGCATGGCTCTGGCCACCGGAGCGATCTTCTTTCACAACGCCGCTGCTTTCCAGCTCACTCACGGGTGGTTCCGCGAACGCCTCACGAAGAAGCTGGCGCGATCGGGCCATGCGATACCGTCGATCGATCCGAAACACCAGGTCTGGTTCACCGCTCTGTTCGCGGCGATCCATGGCCCGCCGTATGCGATCAAGCTTTATCTCCTCGCGCTCACCGAGGTCCCATTCCGGATCTACTTCTGGATCGGTGCTCCCATCTACGCATTCTTCTGCGTGATACCCGTCGGCGCAGGAAGCGCAGTGAGCACCATCAAGCCATGGGTAATCTACGTGCTTGCCGTCACCTCATTCATACTTCTTGCAGGTGGACTTCTTCTTAAAGGGAGATGCTTGAAGGATAACCAGAAGCCTAGCTGA
- a CDS encoding helix-turn-helix domain-containing protein — protein MPSKDAEAFLLALVEELREERTKQGVSQDSLATKSGVDRAIISRMERDLRRPGILVFYDLSAALGLPFQELAARAACRLAGKRNR, from the coding sequence ATGCCGAGCAAGGACGCGGAGGCCTTTCTTTTGGCCTTGGTTGAAGAACTCCGGGAGGAGAGAACGAAGCAAGGGGTGTCTCAGGACAGCTTAGCCACGAAAAGTGGTGTGGATCGAGCCATCATCAGCCGTATGGAACGTGATCTGAGGAGGCCAGGAATTTTGGTCTTCTACGATCTCTCCGCGGCGCTCGGCCTGCCCTTTCAAGAACTGGCGGCTCGGGCGGCTTGCAGATTGGCCGGGAAGCGGAACCGATGA
- a CDS encoding helix-turn-helix transcriptional regulator encodes MSIDEASQTRTDAPPRPVYIRVTEACREYSLSRSKLYQMINAGKFRSVSLREPGQVRATRLINRASLEAYIDSLAEGSVNF; translated from the coding sequence ATGAGCATCGATGAAGCTAGTCAGACACGCACGGACGCCCCGCCCCGGCCAGTATATATCCGAGTAACCGAGGCGTGCCGCGAATATTCTCTTTCGAGGTCGAAACTCTATCAGATGATCAATGCTGGGAAATTTCGGTCCGTTTCTCTTCGGGAGCCTGGGCAAGTTCGGGCTACCAGGCTAATCAACCGAGCATCTCTGGAGGCCTATATCGATTCGTTAGCAGAAGGCTCGGTGAACTTTTGA
- a CDS encoding archaemetzincin: MRVVVWALPLLVAGVAMAQFRAFTKEQRQAATGPISGLKPDLRRAFSDVGQSEPKKEPSGLDWLGSHEEPGQTFEQYISSRPNLPGSVRRKLYVLPVGKFEKGIAPDLEKLKEYTAAYYHPMVVEMLPVVEDAEVPAKVRENVLTGKKQWLSTDILRWLPKKLPADAYAMIAVTMTDLYPDEAWNFVFGQASFKDRVGVFSFARYHPSWDDEASGEGTGKLVLGRAAKVLTHEMGHMFGIRHCIYYECNMNGANHLAEADAAPMHLCPMCLRKMYHAVRFDPAERYDTLSTFYGQNGFEAEEKWVDKEAAAIREAK; encoded by the coding sequence ATGAGGGTGGTGGTATGGGCTCTGCCCCTGCTGGTGGCCGGGGTGGCGATGGCGCAATTCAGGGCCTTCACCAAGGAGCAGAGGCAGGCTGCCACGGGACCGATATCGGGATTGAAGCCGGATCTCCGCAGGGCCTTCAGCGATGTGGGACAGAGCGAGCCGAAGAAGGAGCCGAGCGGTCTCGACTGGCTCGGCTCGCACGAGGAGCCGGGGCAGACCTTCGAGCAATACATCAGCTCGCGGCCTAACCTTCCGGGATCTGTTAGGAGAAAGCTCTACGTGCTGCCTGTCGGGAAATTCGAAAAGGGCATCGCACCGGATCTGGAAAAGCTGAAGGAATACACCGCTGCCTACTATCACCCCATGGTGGTGGAAATGCTTCCGGTGGTGGAGGATGCGGAGGTGCCGGCAAAGGTGCGGGAAAATGTCCTCACCGGGAAGAAGCAGTGGCTGAGCACGGACATCCTGCGCTGGCTGCCGAAGAAGCTGCCTGCTGACGCGTATGCGATGATCGCCGTGACGATGACGGACCTGTATCCGGACGAGGCTTGGAATTTCGTCTTCGGCCAAGCTTCTTTCAAGGACCGCGTCGGGGTGTTCAGCTTCGCGCGATACCATCCTTCGTGGGACGACGAGGCATCCGGCGAAGGCACGGGGAAGCTGGTGCTGGGCCGCGCGGCGAAGGTGCTGACCCACGAGATGGGCCACATGTTCGGCATCCGGCACTGCATCTACTATGAATGTAATATGAACGGCGCAAACCACCTCGCCGAGGCGGATGCCGCACCCATGCACCTGTGCCCGATGTGCCTGCGGAAGATGTATCACGCCGTGCGCTTCGACCCCGCGGAGCGCTACGACACGCTTTCAACATTCTACGGCCAGAATGGCTTCGAAGCGGAGGAGAAGTGGGTGGACAAGGAAGCTGCGGCGATCCGCGAGGCGAAGTGA
- a CDS encoding endonuclease/exonuclease/phosphatase family protein, with product MKLPKGEADHPGLIIVQIDGLSRTQFEHAISKGNLPFLSKLIRREHFTVESFYSGVPSTTPAVQGEIFYGVRAAVPGFQFLHRASGKVMRMYEAESAAVIEDELRSRNEEPLLQDGSSYSNIYRAGASFTRYCSQDLASTEVMRRANPLKWFVLGIAYLPKLLRMAGLAALEFVIAIADAFKGLYAREKALSELLFVPARVVVCIILREAVRFRILLDIERGVPVIHGNLLGYDEQSHRRGPRSEFAHWTLKGIDRAIRDIYRAGDHSVYRDYEVIIYSDHGQEHTVPYERKHGRELHAALAEVFSSGPMAGTAVWMRRNSDLLGNTVGRFRNLVGLRPDTSAASGVPQPDSQVIVTAMGPLGHIYFPRPLTVAELEGYVTELIRVAGVPLVLRPQQDGTVQATNARGTWSLPAQADEVLGASHPFLEEVAQDLVSLCFHENAGDLVISGWNPNGQPLSFPMENGAHCGPGSEETRGFLLVPDRIRRWHHARLPATGARVRGEDLHKIVRHFLNRDGIPEEKSAEKRGGRKELSLRVMTYNIHSCVGLDRKIRPERVARVINHFDPDIVAVQEVDCHRVRSRGHDQAQLIAEHLRMSHVFHAMFEEERERYGIAIFSRYPLTTVKSGYLTEADPRLFKEARGAIWVKVATEEGRSFHFLNTHFGLGRAERLQQAEVLLGDEWLGSLPATEPVVVAGDFNSGPRSRALQGFQRRFQDVQRVLPGHVPIPTFSSAFPLLRIDHLFVSKHFTVDGIGKPVSPVARMASDHLPLFAELTLQ from the coding sequence GTGAAGCTGCCAAAAGGCGAAGCTGACCATCCCGGGCTGATCATTGTCCAGATTGACGGCCTCTCGCGAACCCAATTCGAGCACGCGATCTCGAAGGGAAATCTTCCGTTTCTATCGAAGCTAATCCGCAGGGAGCATTTCACCGTGGAGAGCTTTTACTCCGGCGTGCCGTCTACGACGCCTGCAGTGCAGGGAGAAATATTCTACGGCGTCCGGGCCGCGGTCCCGGGATTCCAGTTCCTTCATCGTGCGTCGGGCAAGGTGATGCGGATGTATGAGGCGGAGTCTGCCGCTGTGATCGAAGACGAGCTTCGCAGCCGGAATGAGGAGCCGTTGCTGCAGGATGGATCGAGTTACTCCAACATCTACCGGGCAGGCGCGTCTTTCACCCGCTATTGTTCGCAGGACCTTGCGTCGACGGAGGTCATGCGGCGCGCCAATCCGTTGAAGTGGTTTGTTCTAGGCATCGCCTACCTGCCAAAGCTGCTACGTATGGCGGGTCTTGCGGCACTCGAATTCGTCATCGCGATCGCCGATGCTTTCAAGGGGCTCTACGCACGCGAGAAAGCTCTGAGCGAGTTGCTATTCGTGCCAGCGCGAGTGGTGGTGTGCATCATCCTCAGGGAAGCGGTTCGGTTCAGGATCCTCCTGGATATCGAACGCGGGGTCCCCGTCATTCATGGAAACCTTCTCGGCTATGATGAGCAATCGCATCGCCGCGGCCCCAGGTCCGAATTTGCGCATTGGACACTCAAAGGAATCGACCGGGCAATCCGCGACATTTACCGGGCCGGAGATCACTCGGTATATCGCGATTACGAGGTGATCATCTATTCGGACCATGGTCAGGAACATACGGTCCCCTATGAAAGGAAGCACGGACGTGAGCTGCATGCTGCCTTGGCTGAAGTTTTCTCGTCCGGTCCGATGGCGGGAACTGCCGTGTGGATGAGAAGGAATTCCGACCTTTTGGGAAATACGGTGGGTCGATTTCGCAACCTCGTAGGCCTCCGGCCGGACACTTCCGCTGCCAGTGGAGTGCCGCAGCCGGACAGCCAAGTGATCGTCACGGCCATGGGGCCGCTTGGGCACATCTATTTTCCCCGCCCTCTGACAGTCGCCGAGCTTGAGGGATACGTGACAGAATTGATCAGAGTGGCAGGGGTGCCTTTGGTCCTTCGCCCGCAGCAGGACGGTACTGTTCAGGCGACAAACGCGAGAGGGACCTGGTCTCTGCCTGCCCAAGCTGATGAGGTATTGGGGGCCTCACACCCGTTCTTGGAAGAGGTGGCTCAGGATTTGGTATCACTCTGCTTCCATGAGAATGCCGGCGACCTCGTAATCTCCGGATGGAATCCCAACGGCCAACCTCTGAGCTTCCCGATGGAGAATGGCGCGCATTGCGGCCCGGGGTCTGAGGAAACGCGAGGCTTCCTCCTGGTGCCCGACCGCATTCGGCGATGGCATCATGCCAGGCTTCCGGCCACGGGGGCTCGCGTGCGGGGTGAAGATCTGCACAAGATCGTCCGTCACTTCTTGAATCGCGATGGGATTCCCGAGGAGAAGTCCGCAGAGAAGAGGGGAGGTAGGAAGGAGCTGTCGCTTCGGGTGATGACTTACAACATCCACAGCTGCGTCGGGCTCGACCGAAAGATCCGGCCCGAAAGGGTCGCCAGAGTGATCAATCACTTCGATCCTGATATCGTCGCCGTTCAAGAGGTGGATTGCCATCGGGTGCGCAGCCGGGGACATGATCAGGCCCAGTTGATCGCTGAACATCTGCGGATGTCCCATGTATTTCACGCGATGTTTGAGGAGGAGCGCGAGCGCTACGGGATTGCGATCTTCTCCCGCTACCCGCTGACGACCGTGAAGTCCGGCTATCTCACAGAGGCGGATCCCCGATTGTTTAAGGAGGCGAGGGGAGCCATATGGGTCAAGGTCGCCACGGAGGAAGGGAGGTCGTTTCACTTTCTCAACACCCACTTCGGACTTGGCCGGGCGGAGCGTCTTCAACAGGCCGAGGTGCTCCTCGGGGATGAATGGTTGGGATCGCTACCGGCGACTGAGCCTGTGGTCGTGGCGGGAGACTTCAATTCGGGCCCCCGTTCCCGAGCTCTTCAGGGATTCCAACGGCGTTTCCAGGATGTGCAGCGCGTGCTGCCGGGTCATGTGCCGATCCCCACATTCTCCTCGGCATTCCCGCTTCTCAGGATCGACCACCTTTTCGTCAGCAAACACTTCACTGTGGATGGGATAGGGAAGCCGGTGTCGCCGGTGGCCCGGATGGCCTCCGATCATTTGCCGCTCTTCGCAGAACTCACGCTCCAATGA
- a CDS encoding RNA polymerase sigma factor, which produces MPAIAPDPCLSSYLVQNDPKAFERIVELHLPAVQGTARRILGTNSAWADDVAQEVFLMLIRKARTLPRNVVLSAWLHRQTVRRSIDLMRSETRRHKLEAAAGREHRFDSEGSVWNAIAPVVDQEILRLSDDDRQLLALRYMERCSSEEVGRRLGLTASAARKRLERALARLREHLEARCPVTLPSTAMAIYLGAPSAQAASPAVVIAISSKCLAASAASGAISGFFTTAIIMTKTHAVGITCTLLVGTGMFLAGRSTAPGLASTDASVLPSKSELISGNKRPADWKNAGRATRIPNTKQARLERLMLIMANQDAGERNAQFKRYVEDLDASLLPETYAFLASQGGLEKWSQGAAAPLMEILMSGWARRDPEAAMAALKGGKPGYLVSTVASGWASQDPDAAIAWLKSRGNLEDETRESGALRGVINGVASTDLVKATQLLEEVPSGTARQRALYDMLNYVTVKGTDETRVWVRSLSDDRLRKGAVNLVAENLLKTDPRAAADWLVGEGIQSNEYSSMKEVFTRWTRDDEAAALSYYSGLPLGDDRDRAAIGILGEIWTSPDKVGNFARQHPTDIKGRVFNWMSLALRGGAFEIDSSPDLYVQLYLADYPGKDEHLGHIVRGWKYGHRAHFEEFKNQHKELTFPDVEPEPGC; this is translated from the coding sequence TTGCCAGCCATCGCTCCAGATCCCTGCCTGTCATCCTATCTCGTCCAAAACGATCCCAAGGCGTTCGAACGGATCGTCGAACTGCATCTTCCGGCAGTCCAAGGCACAGCCCGGAGAATCCTGGGGACCAACTCTGCCTGGGCCGATGATGTAGCGCAGGAGGTATTTCTGATGCTGATACGAAAAGCCAGGACCCTGCCCCGCAATGTCGTCCTGTCGGCGTGGCTACACCGCCAGACCGTGAGGCGTTCCATCGATCTGATGCGATCCGAAACCCGCCGCCACAAGCTCGAGGCCGCAGCAGGACGTGAGCATCGCTTCGACAGTGAGGGGTCGGTCTGGAATGCCATAGCCCCCGTTGTCGACCAGGAAATACTTCGTCTCTCCGATGATGACAGGCAGTTGCTGGCTCTCCGTTACATGGAGCGCTGCAGCTCTGAGGAGGTAGGCAGGCGTCTTGGTCTGACTGCATCCGCTGCCCGCAAGCGCCTTGAAAGGGCCCTTGCACGGTTGCGCGAGCACCTGGAGGCCCGGTGTCCGGTCACCCTGCCATCAACTGCGATGGCCATCTATCTGGGTGCGCCTTCTGCCCAGGCCGCTTCGCCAGCGGTCGTGATTGCAATTTCGTCCAAGTGCCTCGCCGCGTCAGCAGCATCAGGGGCCATCTCAGGCTTCTTTACCACCGCCATCATCATGACAAAGACCCACGCAGTAGGTATAACGTGCACCCTTCTAGTAGGTACTGGAATGTTCCTTGCCGGTCGGAGTACGGCTCCCGGGCTTGCGAGCACAGATGCCAGTGTGCTGCCTTCGAAATCAGAATTGATCTCCGGCAATAAGCGACCTGCCGATTGGAAAAATGCTGGTCGAGCCACACGGATCCCAAACACCAAGCAGGCACGCCTGGAGCGGCTGATGCTGATTATGGCCAATCAGGACGCAGGGGAACGGAATGCGCAATTCAAACGATACGTGGAGGATCTTGATGCTTCCTTGTTGCCTGAGACCTACGCCTTTCTGGCGAGCCAAGGGGGCCTGGAGAAATGGTCGCAGGGGGCTGCTGCGCCCCTTATGGAGATCCTGATGTCGGGATGGGCCAGGCGTGACCCGGAAGCGGCGATGGCAGCACTCAAAGGAGGCAAGCCGGGGTATCTCGTGAGCACCGTCGCGAGTGGATGGGCCAGCCAGGACCCGGATGCCGCGATCGCATGGCTGAAATCGAGAGGAAACCTGGAGGACGAGACTCGTGAGAGCGGCGCGTTGAGAGGAGTCATCAACGGTGTTGCCAGCACCGATCTCGTGAAGGCGACGCAGTTGCTTGAGGAGGTTCCTTCGGGGACGGCTCGCCAGCGCGCTCTTTACGACATGCTCAATTACGTGACCGTCAAAGGAACCGACGAGACGCGGGTTTGGGTGAGGTCCCTGTCAGACGATCGCCTGCGAAAAGGAGCGGTCAATCTGGTGGCCGAGAATCTCTTGAAAACCGATCCGAGGGCGGCTGCGGACTGGCTGGTTGGAGAAGGTATTCAAAGCAATGAATACTCCAGCATGAAAGAGGTGTTCACCCGATGGACCAGGGATGATGAGGCCGCGGCACTCTCCTATTATTCCGGCCTTCCACTTGGAGATGATCGCGATCGTGCTGCGATAGGCATTCTTGGGGAAATCTGGACGTCTCCTGATAAAGTCGGGAACTTCGCCCGGCAACATCCAACGGACATCAAAGGCCGGGTATTCAATTGGATGAGCCTTGCCCTGAGGGGTGGGGCTTTTGAAATCGACTCTTCACCGGATTTGTACGTGCAGCTCTACCTGGCGGACTACCCGGGGAAGGATGAACATCTGGGCCATATCGTGCGGGGATGGAAGTATGGACATAGGGCTCATTTCGAGGAATTCAAGAATCAACACAAAGAGCTAACTTTTCCGGATGTCGAACCCGAGCCTGGTTGTTGA